Proteins encoded together in one Coffea arabica cultivar ET-39 chromosome 2c, Coffea Arabica ET-39 HiFi, whole genome shotgun sequence window:
- the LOC113724325 gene encoding protein FAR1-RELATED SEQUENCE 5-like codes for MDAKASMETEVSSCRRLDFDKVDQITNDEVSTPPVLNVIKDINKIHTLISFELIPKMGMEFESEEDAYNFYLAYAKEVGFGIKRSSFYKDSNGKLMDRVFCCSAEGKRGKDKRDLNVRAPRPETRFNCSAKMKVNSRQTGKFRICQLIIEHNHYLSSSNKSHLHRSHRKINSIHAAEIDMAYRVGIAPKVSHELMALQVGGWENLGFIPKDYRNYLRSK; via the coding sequence ATGGATGCTAAGGCTTCTATGGAAACTGAGGTATCATCTTGTCGTAGATTGGATTTTGACAAGGTAGATCAAATTACCAATGATGAGGTTTCCACTCCACCAGTTTTAAATGTGATAAAGGATATAAATAAAATTCATACATTGATTTCTTTTGAACTAATTCCGAAGATGGGCATGGAATTTGAGAGTGAAGAAGATGCTTATAATTTTTACTTAGCATATGCAAAggaagttggttttggaatcaaAAGAAGTAGCTTCTACAAAGATAGTAATGGTAAGCTCATGGATAGGGTATTTTGTTGTAGTGCTGAAGGAAAACGAGGAAAGGATAAAAGAGATCTCAATGTAAGAGCCCCTCGTCCTGAAACACGATTTAATTGTTCGGCGAAGATGAAGGTTAACAGTAGACAAACTGGTAAGTTTCGTATATGTCAGTTGATCATTGAGCATAATCACTATCTTTCAAGTTCCAACAAAAGTCATTTACACAGATCACATAGAAAGATAAATTCTATTCATGCAGCTGAAATTGATATGGCATACCGTGTGGGTATAGCACCAAAAGTTTCTCATGAACTTATGGCACTACAAGTAGGAGGATGGGAGAACTTAGGTTTCATTCCTAAGGATTACAGGAATTATTTACGTTCTAAATGA
- the LOC113723483 gene encoding uncharacterized protein → MTSTSSESSSFISTTGSTIPRGIIFTADCLTVKGTKDVLNKPFSFELSIGRDTMYFMAEFVEGERRLDQLHRMLNCAAFQPGPSIYQTFFLTTTPSTELSFAATLPSMTLSVIQR, encoded by the exons ATGACATCCACATCTTCAGAGTCGTCGTCCTTTATTTCCACCACCGGCTCCACCATTCCACGCGGCATCATCTTCACTGCTGATTGCCTCACAGTCAAAGGCACCAAGGACGTCCTTAACAAGCCCTTCTCTTTCGAGCTCTCCATTGGCAGGGATACCATGTACTTCATGGCTGAGTTTGTAGAAGGAGAAAGAAGATTGGATCAACTCCATCGGATGCTCAATTGTGCAGCATTCCAG CCTGGTCCTAGTATTTACCAAACGTTCTTCCTCACGACAACGCCGTCTACAGAGCTCTCCTTTGCTGCAACTCTGCCCTCT ATGACCCTTTCGGTGATCCAAAGGTGA
- the LOC140035633 gene encoding protein FAR-RED IMPAIRED RESPONSE 1-like codes for MEVGDTGGILEYLQKMQLEDPNFFYAIQVDQDALITNIFWTDGLMRADYASFGDVVCFDTTYRKNNEGRPFALFVGVNNHKQTAIFGAALLYDETASTFEWLFDTFARAMSGKKPNTILMDQDATMAKGLISTWPETRHCLCIWHIFQNAAIHLSHVFESFKQFANDFSKCVYDFDEEEDFISEWNTMLKKYGLEDND; via the coding sequence ATGGAAGTTGGAGATACAGGAGGCATACTTGAATATTTACAAAAAATGCAATTAGAGGATCCTAATTTCTTCTATGCAATTCAAGTGGATCAGGATGCTTTGATTACAAATATTTTTTGGACTGACGGATTAATGAGGGCAGATTATGCAAGTTTTGGAGATGTTGTTTGTTTTGACACGACGTATAGAAAGAATAATGAAGGCCGTCCATTTGCATTATTTGTTGGAGTGAATAATCATAAACAGACTGCAATATTTGGGGCTGCTTTATTATATGATGAAACTGCTTCAACATTTGAGTGGTTGTTTGACACTTTTGCGAGAGCAATGTCAGGAAAAAAACCAAATACTATACTTATGGATCAGGACGCAACAATGGCTAAAGGACTAATTTCTACATGGCCTGAAACACGTCACTGTCTTTGCATATGGCATATATTTCAAAATGCAGCTATTCATCTCAGTCATGTGTTCGAAAGTTTTAAACAATTTGCGAATGATTTCAGTAAATGTGTATATGAttttgatgaagaagaagactTTATATCTGAATGGAATACTATGTTGAAGAAATATGGTCTTGAAGACAATGATTGA